In a genomic window of Tachysurus vachellii isolate PV-2020 chromosome 13, HZAU_Pvac_v1, whole genome shotgun sequence:
- the chrm1a gene encoding muscarinic acetylcholine receptor M5, with product MINVTTATFMLSFSSNVTAAPVGGYIISWRMAMVALITVPLSAITIIGNILVIVAFQVNPLLRTVSNYFLLSLAVADLILGTISMNLYTTYILIGRWTLGNLACDVWLAVDYVASNASVMNLLAISFDRYLSVTRPLTYRVSRTTRRAALLIGLAWGISFLLWAPAILFWQHIVGDRTVPEDQCSVQFLSEPVITFGTAIAAFYLPVSVMVGLYWRVYQETERRSRQLAGLIASHGGDSNKSSQSQSSNSYVSDVEETTLQITIQPKTEKSTRTLCSSFTQCTAAWWKKSRLRYSGAPSRTVNSHKQTGTDCFLSSEDIQKNSAYIPLAQVNKRMDLLNDSDVDSDDIQVVNCQSDSQQSLRQYPTVTTEASPLPQSVTQKSRKPRSWSLIREKKAARTLCAILLAFIVTWTPYNIMVLVSTFCDHCVPEGLWQLGYWLCYVNSTVNPVCYAFCNKHFQITFKALLLCRWKEQRKGKRWTLSQES from the exons atgatAAATGTTACGACAGCCACATTTATGCTGTCCTTTTCATCCAATGTCACGGCAGCACCTGTTGGGGGTTATATCATCTCTTGGAGGATGGCTATGGTCGCTCTTATTACAGTCCCACTCTCAGCCATCACCATAATTGGCAACATCCTTGTCATTGTTGCCTTCCAGGTCAACCCTCTCCTCAGGACTGTCAGTAACTACTTCCTGTTGAGCTTGGCTGTAGCTGACCTTATCCTGGGCACCATCTCGATGAACCTCTACACCACTTACATCCTGATTGGACGCTGGACATTAGGCAATCTGGCTTGTGATGTGTGGCTTGCTGTGGATTATGTAGCAAGCAACGCGTCTGTCATGAACCTGCTGGCCATTAGCTTTGACCGTTACTTATCCGTCACACGACCTTTGACCTATCGGGTCAGCCGTACAACCAGAAGGGCAGCACTGTTGATCGGGTTGGCATGGGGTATATCTTTCCTACTTTGGGCACCAGCCATCTTGTTCTGGCAGCACATAGTGGGTGATAGGACAGTGCCTGAGGATCAGTGTTCAGTCCAGTTCCTGTCTGAGCCTGTGATCACATTTGGGACAGCCATAGCAGCTTTCTACTTGCCTGTCAGTGTGATGGTGGGTCTTTACTGGCGGGTGTatcaagagacagagagacgttCACGGCAACTAGCTGGGTTAATAGCATCCCATGGGGGTGACTCAAACAAGTCATCACAG TCCCAGTCCAGTAACAGCTATGTAAGCGATGTTGAAGAAACCACACTTCAGATAACCATACAGCCAAAGACAGAGAAGAGCACTAGGACCCTGTGTTCCTCCTTTACTCAGTGCACAGCAGCATGGTGGAAGAAGAGTAGATTACGTTACTCTGGAGCTCCATCACGCACTGTAAACAGCCACAAACAAACTGGCACAGACTGCTTTCTCAGCAGTGAGGATATTCAGAAAAATTCTGCATATATTCCTCTTGCTCAGGTCAACAAGAGAATGGACTTACTGAATGATTCTGATGTTGATTCGGATGATATCCAAGTGGTGAACTGCCAATCAGACAGTCAACAGTCTCTCAGACAATATCCCACTGTAACTACAGAAGCATCACCTCTTCCACAGTCAGTGACACAGAAAAGCCGCAAGCCACGCAGCTGGTCGCTGATCAGAGAGAAGAAAGCAGCACGAACCTTGTGTGCCATTCTACTGGCCTTCATTGTGACATGGACACCATACAACATCATGGTGCTGGTGTCCACATTCTGTGATCACTGTGTTCCTGAGGGACTCTGGCAGTTGGGGTACTGGCTTTGCTATGTCAACAGCACGGTGAACCCAGTTTGCTATGCATTCTGCAACAAGCACTTTCAAATAACCTTCAAGGCTCTGTTACTCTGCAGGTGGAAAGAgcagagaaagggaaaaagatGGACCCTTTCACAGGAGAGCTAA